The Chloroflexota bacterium nucleotide sequence CGTTGCAGCACCAGAACGCGGGCCATCCAGCGGGCCACGAGGTGCGTATCTCAGTCACTCGCCGCCACATACGAGCCATGTCAAAGCCCCTCGGATCATCCTTGCGGCCCGGAGGCACACAGACGTCAAGATGTCGCGCGACCATCACATCACTAATCTTGTAGAGCGCACACTGGTATGCAACCGATTGCGCCACGCTCTCATACTGCGCGTCTGTAAACGCTTCCACGCCGTCCCCCCGGTTGCATAGCTCGTAGCCGATCATCCAGTCGTTGCAGTTGGCGCGCCCCCGCCACGTGCTGACCCCCGCGTGCCAGGCCCTATTTGCGTCCGACACTATCTGCACAATCGTGCCGTCCCGCCTTATCAGCTTATGGATGCTCACGGGGTTCGCATGATACTGAGACAGCCACTCCTGGTCCCCCGCCTCATTTGAGCTGCCCGTGTGATGCAGCAATATGCCTGCTATTGAGGCCCCGCCGCTCGGCCTGCTGTCATACACACTCGTATCCGTCTGAGCCGTTATGTCAATCACTTTTATAGCTGTTACACTCATATCCATTAACCCCCCACTACCTGCTTTGTCTCTACAGGCCGCTGCGTTTTGAGCCGTCCCTTGATCCTCGTTTGCACCAGATCATCCTCAAGCCCAATTGCCCGGTACAAATCGTTCACATGGCTCAAAAGGCCCTCTATATAAGCCTCCAACTGCTCAATCTTGCGGTCCTGAGCCGTGCCCTGTTGCTCCAGCACATTGATCCGCCCCATCATGCTCACCATGCTGCGCTCATAGCTCGCAATCCTGATGTCAATGCTCTGGAAGGCCGCCGTATTAGCCTCCGCTTTGTCCCGATTGCGCCGCGTGCGGGGCACAACCCACATCGCCAGCCATGACAACCCGCCCCCACTAACCAGCGCCAGGAGGATTTGTATGATAGTTCCTATGTCCATTGACACTCCTTGTCGCCCTGTTACTCTCTCCCTACCTACCCAATACACCGTCCGAGTACCACACCACAGTCGGCTCGCCCTGGC carries:
- a CDS encoding N-acetylmuramoyl-L-alanine amidase — translated: MDMSVTAIKVIDITAQTDTSVYDSRPSGGASIAGILLHHTGSSNEAGDQEWLSQYHANPVSIHKLIRRDGTIVQIVSDANRAWHAGVSTWRGRANCNDWMIGYELCNRGDGVEAFTDAQYESVAQSVAYQCALYKISDVMVARHLDVCVPPGRKDDPRGFDMARMWRRVTEIRTSWPAGWPAFWCCN